One segment of Choloepus didactylus isolate mChoDid1 chromosome 15, mChoDid1.pri, whole genome shotgun sequence DNA contains the following:
- the PWWP2B gene encoding PWWP domain-containing protein 2B isoform X1 gives MEPRAGCRLPVLVERVVNGALLVSLRCGERSFSGILLDCTQKSGFFGLSPPARPPKAEGPPANGRPGPAAEEEDADTTQPQTGSPPPLDGDQFPGPEPPLPLLSPLPAGSLPPHPPYFQGAPFPHPLWLRSTYNQWVPQPPPRAVKRTRRRLPRSRDPGRLALSPILLRPRQVLCARCKRTPSPEDAAPQAPRRPDREPGRREGPEGNAPAMRRSKRPRREEAQPRGAPVPRSPAIKISYSTPQGEGEVVEIPPRVLGSLEPFCPPPTPPSGDRDAIPKLKLARPLRPGPSLPPPKIRLKPRRSGASECQPVYRAELLPELNGAGGAARHRVAELSSGSSGEDDELGGLPQAGHGQDGLAFLISYPKRTADSTSESGCSSDSLEEPKLSCSEVASPDTHDLPPGDEAPMAAASTSGGTCPPVPPLTVRLHAQRVPPRLPADGRAVAVGDIVWGKVHGFPWWPARVLDVTLGQEEDGAPSWQEAKVSWFGSPTTSSLSVSQLSPFSEFFKLRFNRKKKGMYRKAITEAAHAARHVAPEIRELLTQFET, from the coding sequence GTCTGGCTTCTTCGGCCTGTCCCCGCCAGCTCGGCCACCCAAGGCGGAGGGACCCCCTGCCAATGGTCGCCCTGGCCCGGCTGCCGAGGAGGAGGATGCAGACACCACGCAGCCGCAGACGGGCTCCCCGCCTCCCCTCGACGGCGACCAGTTCCCCGGCCCGGAGCCACCCCTGCCACTCCTGTCGCCGCTGCCAGCCGGAAGCCTGCCCCCGCACCCGCCGTACTTCCAGGGGgcccccttcccacacccgctctGGCTGAGGAGCACCTACAACCAGTGGGTGCCGCAGCCCCCGCCCAGGGCTGTCAAGCGGACGCGCCGGCGCCTGCCCCGCAGCCGCGACCCGGGGCGCCTGGCGCTGAGCCCCATCCTCCTGCGGCCCCGCCAGGTGCTGTGCGCCCGCTGCAAGCGCACCCCGAGCCCCGAGGACGCCGCCCCCCAGGCCCCCCGGAGGCCCGACCGCGAGCCCGGGAGGCGTGAGGGCCCCGAGGGCAATGCCCCCGCCATGCGGAGGAGCAAGCGGCCGCGGCGGGAGGAGGCGCAGCCGCGGGGGGCCCCGGTGCCCCGGTCCCCAGCCATCAAGATCTCCTACAGCACCCCGCAGGGGGAGGGCGAGGTGGTGGAGATCCCCCCGCGGGTGCTCGGCTCCCTGGAGCCCTTCTGCCCACCGCCCACGCCGCCCAGTGGGGACCGGGATGCCATCCCCAAGCTGAAGCTAGCACGGCCGCTGCGCCCTGGGCCCTCCCTGCCGCCCCCCAAGATCCGCTTGAAGCCGCGCCGTTCAGGGGCCAGCGAGTGCCAGCCGGTCTACAGGGCCGAGCTGCTGCCAGAGCTGAACGGTGCGGGTGGCGCAGCCCGGCACAGGGTGGCTGAACTGTCCTCGGGCAGCTCTGGCGAGGACGACGAGCTCGGGGGGCTCCCCCAGGCGGGGCATGGCCAGGACGGCCTGGCTTTCCTCATCAGCTACCCGAAGAGGACAGCGGACTCCACCAGCGAGTCGGGGTGCAGCAGCGACAGCCTGGAGGAGCCCAAGTTGTCGTGCTCGGAGGTGGCCTCGCCAGACACGCACGACCTCCCTCCTGGCGATGAGGCACCCATGGCTGCCGCATCCACGTCCGGAGGCACGTGCCCACCTGTCCCGCCCCTCACGGTCAGGCTGCACGCACAGAGAGTGCCCCCGCGCCTCCCCGCGGATGGAAGGGCTGTGGCCGTGGGGGATATCGTGTGGGGTAAGGTTCATGGCTTTCCTTGGTGGCCCGCGCGTGTGCTGGATGTTACTCTTGGCCAGGAGGAGGACGGGGCACCTTCCTGGCAAGAAGCAAAAGTCTCATGGTTCGGTTCTCCAACTACATCATCCCTGTCCGTTTCACAACTGTCCCCCTTCTCTGAATTTTTCAAACTGAGATTTAACCGTAAGAAGAAGGGGATGTATCGGAAAGCTATAACTGAGGCCGCACATGCCGCGCGACACGTAGCCCCAGAAATAAGGGAGCTGTTAACGCAGTTTGAAACATAA
- the PWWP2B gene encoding PWWP domain-containing protein 2B isoform X2, with protein sequence MEPRAGCRLPVLVERVVNGALLVSLRCGERSFSGILLDCTQKSGFFGLSPPARPPKAEGPPANGRPGPAAEEEDADTTQPQTGSPPPLDGDQFPGPEPPLPLLSPLPAGSLPPHPPYFQGAPFPHPLWLRSTYNQWVPQPPPRAVKRTRRRLPRSRDPGRLALSPILLRPRQVLCARCKRTPSPEDAAPQAPRRPDREPGRREGPEGNAPAMRRSKRPRREEAQPRGAPVPRSPAIKISYSTPQGEGEVVEIPPRVLGSLEPFCPPPTPPSGDRDAIPKLKLARPLRPGPSLPPPKIRLKPRRSGASECQPVYRAELLPELNGAGGAARHRVAELSSGSSGEDDELGGLPQAGHGQDGLAFLISYPKRTADSTSESGCSSDSLEEPKLSCSEVASPDTHDLPPGDEAPMAAASTSGGTCPPVPPLTVRLHAQRVPPRLPADGRAVAVGDIVWGPWQ encoded by the coding sequence GTCTGGCTTCTTCGGCCTGTCCCCGCCAGCTCGGCCACCCAAGGCGGAGGGACCCCCTGCCAATGGTCGCCCTGGCCCGGCTGCCGAGGAGGAGGATGCAGACACCACGCAGCCGCAGACGGGCTCCCCGCCTCCCCTCGACGGCGACCAGTTCCCCGGCCCGGAGCCACCCCTGCCACTCCTGTCGCCGCTGCCAGCCGGAAGCCTGCCCCCGCACCCGCCGTACTTCCAGGGGgcccccttcccacacccgctctGGCTGAGGAGCACCTACAACCAGTGGGTGCCGCAGCCCCCGCCCAGGGCTGTCAAGCGGACGCGCCGGCGCCTGCCCCGCAGCCGCGACCCGGGGCGCCTGGCGCTGAGCCCCATCCTCCTGCGGCCCCGCCAGGTGCTGTGCGCCCGCTGCAAGCGCACCCCGAGCCCCGAGGACGCCGCCCCCCAGGCCCCCCGGAGGCCCGACCGCGAGCCCGGGAGGCGTGAGGGCCCCGAGGGCAATGCCCCCGCCATGCGGAGGAGCAAGCGGCCGCGGCGGGAGGAGGCGCAGCCGCGGGGGGCCCCGGTGCCCCGGTCCCCAGCCATCAAGATCTCCTACAGCACCCCGCAGGGGGAGGGCGAGGTGGTGGAGATCCCCCCGCGGGTGCTCGGCTCCCTGGAGCCCTTCTGCCCACCGCCCACGCCGCCCAGTGGGGACCGGGATGCCATCCCCAAGCTGAAGCTAGCACGGCCGCTGCGCCCTGGGCCCTCCCTGCCGCCCCCCAAGATCCGCTTGAAGCCGCGCCGTTCAGGGGCCAGCGAGTGCCAGCCGGTCTACAGGGCCGAGCTGCTGCCAGAGCTGAACGGTGCGGGTGGCGCAGCCCGGCACAGGGTGGCTGAACTGTCCTCGGGCAGCTCTGGCGAGGACGACGAGCTCGGGGGGCTCCCCCAGGCGGGGCATGGCCAGGACGGCCTGGCTTTCCTCATCAGCTACCCGAAGAGGACAGCGGACTCCACCAGCGAGTCGGGGTGCAGCAGCGACAGCCTGGAGGAGCCCAAGTTGTCGTGCTCGGAGGTGGCCTCGCCAGACACGCACGACCTCCCTCCTGGCGATGAGGCACCCATGGCTGCCGCATCCACGTCCGGAGGCACGTGCCCACCTGTCCCGCCCCTCACGGTCAGGCTGCACGCACAGAGAGTGCCCCCGCGCCTCCCCGCGGATGGAAGGGCTGTGGCCGTGGGGGATATCGTGTGGG